A genomic stretch from Plasmodium reichenowi strain SY57 chromosome 4, whole genome shotgun sequence includes:
- a CDS encoding hypothetical protein (conserved Plasmodium protein, unknown function), with amino-acid sequence MNNNTYEYKESQQLKYNNNLTNERDIYYSGIVNEYGNVSGNTSVYVNNDMGEGNMNNGFIVERANQYDRKNVSMNNKGDYSMDSFNHNNNNNNNNNNNININSNSNNSNINNNSNNNNNNNNVVYFNNNNNNNNNNCSNDTSSSNNITNVNICENMLRQPSRSYEQQPVMESNRNDMCYYLPGASRHSFNFRDNNLNSNNNDEKNCRSGKIIGEPFPLDVVSRNKYCVEKGIYGPKFSKSFENTNISNDNIINNRSNTTVSNVSSTCSIGTLGNVGSIGSIGNIGTLSNNKFNIHNNNNNNKLGGVKENDMKGDESKMTNNSGDYNNIMLSVMQRNNSNSNSNNNSNSNSNNNNNIQTDYETFENFDKVDRTTHNYNNERLIKSTHLLNEQNNISTNGKYQSYHSKSTTNLNSSFSSFMHNDYKNCNDTYPVTTVEFPNDNKMNITKCTPNINSSLTGISSYETVSSLNDNNMFVFEKKNEIMKEPTRDRNMNDIVMSGRTNEENFVSMNMSNEKSCNLYTAKSNTVMFPNGNYEMMHAEGRYNVVDVNEDTYDNKISTDIKKVNITDGNNNNNNINSEYHFESCNKYLNVENNYDNKNDQLDIQKDCSFLSAEEFDEDILKNGEMKNISDIDETEGMDDIKDMDELEDVNDEEDMMEAVDQSYEHSDKEKECPANLLNQNNSNVLYDEYRVHAEEYGLMKIHRNNDTSQMKDIKVKQEMDAISTNNININNNNNNNNNNNHHNNSNNNIINNNNNCNITGVGSFHNNKFNNEDNKNVEENSNLTTQHDQLTSFYFNSSENNKNKSGEKDIEENDKNSQEDMKKYKPKVQTKIRTKLKLRMKDDDKLNKKRKKKIPGRIYKVIVRGKECWRAEWLVHSKNDDLRTLHPKLAGLNNDKLNFHAYNKHFNNPFNNNFDNNGGDDDDGGDMNNSKDKKNNLKKKSKQFSVSVYGHENARLFALFELIKYNCVPDSLKEEATICIHNIKKNLLNSEKSSNKSFNGPFLQFLLSDENNEYSSMFYKKLGNNPVHNYNKFNHNNDNNNNNINNNNNNNNINSNNNNNNNSSSSGSIHNINSTGGNNNNWYGRNAGSSLSEGNIYNHLNVGFNANINSMKNMNSMKNLNNMNNMNNMNSMNNVNNMNNVNNMNNVNNMNNVNNMNNVNNMNNMNNMNNINNMNSMNNNNSNSINHINTNYLNHLTNNLSHHNNHMNHHTSNLNHIKGYTNDNYSNNSEISQPMKDKKENLNSMILLNDNNSNNGSSNNYYSKINYINKTDGSFNPPNNNMNSNSNNNINSNSNNNNNNSNISSSANININSNGNLNNHNIVNANPSGLNNNHVVLNKINNNNNNNNNNNNNINNNINNNNNNFDFSGKINTNSYIVENNNGLLKGSNNINNLYNNVSYVEDNKIDEEILYDNETISNNIHNDDFCSNKNSVLKDILYNMDHKMTNNNNYNPSFIYDDDTTTTATVTNNSNYLNGQVNSQNEIANNNSVQNDMLVNPMLYRNYIYSNAEADNMKMNSNYPPKMMNNNTNMMYNHNSNFNHFNNYNRNVNN; translated from the coding sequence ATGAATAACAATACGTATGAGTATAAGGAATCACAACAACTAAAGTATAATAACAACCTTACAAATGAAAgagatatatattactcAGGTATAGTAAACGAATATGGTAATGTCAGTGGGAATACTTCAgtatatgtaaataatgatatggGTGAAGGAAACATGAACAATGGCTTTATTGTTGAAAGAGCAAATCAGTATGATCGTAAAAATGTATCTATGAATAATAAGGGTGATTATTCCATGGACTCATTTAACcacaacaacaacaacaataataataataataataatattaatattaatagtaatagtaataatagtaacattaataacaatagtaataataataacaataataataatgtggtgtattttaataataataataataataataataataattgtagTAATGATACTTCTAGTAGTAACAATATTACAAATGTGAATATTTGTGAGAACATGTTAAGACAACCTAGTCGCTCCTATGAACAACAACCTGTGATGGAAAGTAATCGAAACGATATGTGCTATTATCTACCAGGCGCATCACGAcattcttttaattttagAGATAATAACTTAAattctaataataatgatgagAAGAATTGTAGGAGTGGTAAAATAATAGGTGAACCTTTCCCTTTAGATGTAGTATCACGAAACAAATATTGTGTTGAAAAAGGAATCTATGGTCCTAAGTTTAGTAAGTCTTTTGAGAATACTAACATATctaatgataatattattaataatagaAGTAATACAACTGTAAGTAATGTTAGCAGTACTTGTAGTATTGGTACACTGGGGAATGTGGGTAGTATAGGTAGCATCGGGAACATAGGAACActttcaaataataaatttaatatacataacaataataataataataagttGGGTGGTgttaaagaaaatgatatgAAGGGAGACGAAAGTAAAATGACAAATAATTCTGGTgattataacaatattatgTTATCTGTTATGCAAAgaaataatagtaatagtaatagtaataataatagtaatagtaatagtaataataataataatatacaaacaGATTATGAAACGTTTGAAAATTTTGATAAAGTAGATCGAACTAcacataattataataacgagagattaataaaaagtactcatttattaaatgaacaaaataatatttcaacAAATGGGAAATATCAAAGTTATCACTCGAAAAGTACAACAAATCTTAATTCGTCcttttcatcttttatgcataatgattataaaaattgtaaTGATACCTATCCTGTAACAACTGTTGAATTTCCAAAcgataataaaatgaacaTAACGAAATGTACACCAAATATAAATTCGAGTCTAACAGGAATTAGTAGTTATGAAACCGTGAGCTCTCTTAACGACAACAATATGTTTGTTtttgagaaaaaaaatgaaattatgAAGGAACCTACGAGAGATAGAAATATGAATGACATTGTAATGAGTGGACGAacaaatgaagaaaattttGTAAGTATGAATATGTCGAATGAAAAGAGTtgtaatttatatacaGCAAAAAGTAATACTGTGATGTTTCCAAATGGAAACTATGAAATGATGCATGCAGAGGGTAGATATAATGTGGTAGATGTAAACGAGGATACATATGATAACAAAATATCTAcagatataaaaaaggtAAATATCACCGATGgtaataacaataataataatattaatagtgAGTACCACTTTGAAAGTTGTAACAAATACCTGAATGTcgaaaataattatgataataaaaatgatcaACTAGATATTCAAAAAGATTGTAGTTTTTTGTCAGCTGAAGAATTTGACGaagatattttaaaaaatggaGAAATGAAAAACATTAGTGATATAGACGAGACCGAAGGTATGGATGATATAAAGGACATGGATGAATTAGAAGACGTGAATGATGAAGAAGACATGATGGAGGCTGTAGATCAATCATATGAACATTCAGATAAAGAGAAGGAATGTCCTGCTAATTTGTTGaatcaaaataatagtaatgTGTTGTATGATGAATATAGGGTTCATGCAGAAGAATATGGATTGATGAAGATTCATAGGAATAACGATACATCACAAATGAAGGATATTAAAGTAAAGCAAGAGATGGACGCAATTAGCAcaaacaatataaatataaataataataataataataataataataataaccaCCACAACAACagcaataataatattattaataataataataattgtaaCATTACTGGGGTTGGTAgttttcataataataaatttaataatgaagataataaaaatgtagaAGAGAACTCAAACCTGACGACTCAACATGATCAATTAAcatcattttattttaactCATcggaaaataataaaaataagtCCGGTGAAAAAGATATTGAAGAGAATGATAAGAATTCACAAGAAGATATGAAAAAGTACAAACCTAAGGTTCAAACAAAAATAAgaacaaaattaaaattaagaatgaaagatgatgataaattaaataaaaaaaggaaaaagaaaatacctggaagaatatataaagttATTGTAAGAGGTAAAGAATGTTGGAGAGCCGAATGGTTAGTACATTCAAAGAATGATGATTTAAGAACATTACATCCAAAACTTGCAGGCTTAAATAATGACAAGTTAAATTTCCAtgcatataataaacattttaataatccatttaataataattttgataataatggtggtgatgatgatgatggtggcgatatgaataattcgaaagataagaaaaataatttaaaaaaaaaaagtaaacAATTCTCTGTATCTGTATATGGTCATGAAAATGCAAGATTATTTGCATTATTCGAATTAATTAAGTATAATTGTGTCCCAGATAGTTTAAAGGAAGAGGCAActatatgtatacataatatCAAGAAAAATTTACTTAATTCTGAAAAGTCTTCTAATAAGTCTTTTAATGGACCATTTTTACAATTTTTACTTTCTGAcgaaaataatgaatattcctctatgttttataaaaagttGGGTAATAACCCAGTGCACAACTATAACAAGTTTAATCacaataatgataataataataataatattaataataacaacaacaataataatattaacagtaataataataataataataatagtagtagtagtggtagtattcataatattaatagtactggaggtaataataataattggTATGGAAGGAATGCTGGAAGTTCTCTTAGTGAaggtaatatatataatcatctTAACGTAGGATTTAATGCTAACATTAATAgtatgaaaaatatgaatagtatgaaaaatttgaataatatgaataatatgaataatatgaatagtatgaataatgtgaacaatatgaataatgtgaacaatatgaataatgtgaacaatatgaataatgtgaacaatatgaataatgtgaacaatatgaacaatatgaacaatatgaacaatataaacaatatgaacagtatgaataataataacagTAATAGTATAAATCATATTAATActaattatttaaatcatCTTACTAATAATTTGAGtcatcataataatcatatgaATCATCACACAAGTAATTTAAACCATATAAAAGGTTATACAAATGATAACTATAGTAATAACTCTGAGATAAGTCAACCAATGAAAgataaaaaggaaaatttGAACAGCATGATATTACtgaatgataataatagtaataatggtagtagtaataattattatagtaaaataaattacataaataaaacgGACGGTTCTTTTAATCCACCCAATAACAATATGAatagtaatagtaataataatattaatagtaatagtaataataataataataatagtaacaTTAGTAGTAGTGCGAATATAAACATTAATAGTAATGGTAACCTGAATAACCATAATATTGTTAATGCCAACCCTTCTGGACTTAATAACAATCATGTAGTGcttaataaaattaataacaataataataataataataataataacaataacaTTAACAATAACattaacaataataataataatttcgACTTCAGTGGGAAAATAAATACTAATTCATATATtgtagaaaataataatggcTTATTAAAAGgatcaaataatataaacaatttgtataataatgtttCATATGttgaagataataaaatcgatgaagaaatattatatgataatgaaaccataagtaataatatacataatgaTGATTTCTGCtctaataaaaatagtgttcttaaagatatattatataatatggaTCATAAAATGAcaaacaataataattataatcccagctttatatatgatgatgataCAACAACCACAGCGACCGTTACCAATAATAGTAATTACCTGAACGGTCAGGTAAATAGCCAAAATGAAATAGccaataataatagtgtGCAAAATGACATGTTGGTTAATCCTATGTTGTATAggaattatatatattcaaatgCTGAAGCggataatatgaaaatgaaTTCAAATTATCCCCCTAAAATgatgaataataataccaATATGATGTATAATCATAATAGCAATTTTAATCATTTCAATAATTACAATCGTAATGTGAATAATTGA
- a CDS encoding hypothetical protein (conserved Plasmodium protein, unknown function), which produces MYSTINDKSENEDLNEVIEININNIANKLANILYITNVGMKENCELKNNLHFSKFLNDMRSYCVNLIQSINNLNSNFYNLTCLPVHSIPRNPYTNILDINVITNNISVDDNTDKIKEKQTLLQSFHNKYDKNKTSFHQSIKHIETFNDQLFSALNNLDHIKMSIKYQDQESSTYGNVVSERLKNKQKDHEHLELYIARVHYGLF; this is translated from the coding sequence ATGTATAGTACTATTAATGATAAATCAGAGAATGAAGATTTGAATGAGGTGATcgaaataaatattaacaaCATTGCAAACAAGCTAGCcaacattttatatattactaaTGTTGGGATGAAAGAAAATTGTGAATTAAAGAATAATTTACACTTTTCCAAGTTTTTAAATGATATGAGATCTTATTGTGTTAATTTAATTCAGTCGATTAATAATTTGAACagtaatttttataatttaacaTGTTTACCTGTACATTCCATTCCACGGAATCCTTATACGAATATTTTAGATATCAATGTAATTACGAATAATATAAGTGTAGATGATAATActgataaaataaaagaaaaacaaacaTTATTACAATCATTTCacaataaatatgataaaaataaaaccaGTTTTCATCAATCTATTAAACATATCGAAACTTTTAATGACCAACTTTTTTCAGCCTTAAATAATTTAGATCATATCAAAATGTCCATAAAATATCAAGACCAAGAATCATCTACTTATGGAAATGTTGTTTCTGAGAGattgaaaaataaacaaaaagaTCATGAACATTTAGAGTTATATATCGCTAGAGTACATTATGGTTTAttctaa
- a CDS encoding hypothetical protein (conserved Plasmodium protein, unknown function), giving the protein MYLLCIFLYILSYLCFTICIKRKQNVWKRWQFFIPHINKEGLYNIMDKKIIRVNKNKRFHRNVVCSNGLSVFIDRDNNINNKMKNINELKKKHIDNNILIKADMFSNIIEKKNNSNLFLKKFCSFINMEYDEATKDLEELKINKRLKNNNNNMYDNKSNNIHNIHNNNSDSYSHNHNNCNSNCNSNCNNNSDNLIKCIEKNQDVLQLVEGYWLLTLKNKYMFSFLKKKKKIIFSVSSGVDSLCLLYSFIFIIYKILISMIYKNKSYFDFMNKINSVYSFTHEDIIDIIKEYRYENNVSFFLSILNKIIVIYCHHNTRKECTSEMYFLKNICKKFGIHFKSKKLTEKSIQKLNVINLKTKKKNYESNVNKKININMMKNKKNFLLLARTWRRNIYVHLSHDILKRDMNNNIYHMNQMNDSHNNNNINNTSMKDNLNMLDDYTYEKYIYDLNNYIKITNKKYITNVLIKKEIFSKEYSNDYIMRKKKKESLLFNNIMNLQNNNNNNIINNTRSNNIYNMKYTNVFLNKYCILKKKIKSIVFLGHHQNDNNETVLLQFFRGVFLKNLRGIKFLTYYKNCLLYRPFIKLNKLHLYRYMQLINKTWNFDSSNNNISISRNYIRNVVIPNITHMLKDKNDKHRENHNMDKEINEANDKHRENHNMDKEINETNDKXXXXXXXXXXXXXXXXXXXXXXXXXXXXXXXXXXXXXXXXXXXXXXXXXXXXXXXXXXXXXXXXXXXXXXXXXXXXXXXXXXXXXXXXXXXXXXXXXXXXXXXXXXXXXXXXXXXXXXXXXXXXXXXXXXXXXXXXXXXXXXXXXXXXXXXXXXXXXXXXXXXXXXXXXXXXXXXXXXXXXXXXXXXXXXXXXXXXXXXXXXXXXXXXXXXXXXXXXXXXXXXXLLLLPSKLIRLEILYNIITKYVKVNIKYVKIERIYEQMIAYINEYIKRDETKYGTTKSFHQPHIFNDDDTMLNNKMRVPNKSKKENKILNVKIKDLFGDKKKIGEVNFVVINITKSKSILLQNNLFRIIERDMIEDITKWRKRLHMDDNKRDDNIRDDNKRDDNIRDDNKRDDNIRDDNIRDDKKDTHIQHGKDITSQKFFPYDKITIVNKEYIKNDQYIDNLLVCFKEKSANIFVHNNISTEVSRLKKYDITKKNDKKNIFLLIKKRKKKKKEKFHIHIRYIKKNDYVYLEKKKISVNKFLTLHNIPYIYQTALPVIEIINFNNNHILFFYLFPEVKSPYFTLREKTFPQKYMNTHFVYSIKFKGIRD; this is encoded by the coding sequence atgtatttattatgtatatttttatatattttatcatatcTATGTTTTACCATATGcataaaaagaaaacaaaatgtGTGGAAGAGATGGCAATTTTTCATAccacatataaataaggaaggattatataacattatggataagaaaattataagggtgaataaaaataaaaggtTCCATAGAAATGTTGTGTGTAGTAATGGTTTATCAGTATTTATAGATAgagataataatataaataataagatgaagaatataaacgaattaaaaaaaaaacatattgataataatattttaataaaagcAGATATGTTTAGTAATATCattgagaaaaaaaataatagcaatttatttcttaaaaaattttgttcttttataaatatggaATATGATGAAGCAACAAAAGATTTGGAAGagttaaaaataaataaacgtctgaaaaataataataataatatgtatgataataaaagtaacaatatacataatatacataataataatagtgaTAGTTATAGtcataatcataataattgtaataGTAATTGTAATAGtaattgtaataataatagtgaTAATTTGATTAAATGTATTGAAAAGAATCAAGATGTTTTACAACTTGTGGAAGGCTACTGGTTATtaacattaaaaaataaatatatgttttcttttttaaaaaaaaaaaaaaaaataatttttagTGTAAGCTCAGGAGTAGATTCTTTGTGTCTTCTTTattcattcatatttataatttataaaatattaataagtatgatatataaaaataaaagttattttgattttatgaataaaataaatagtgtatattcatttacacatgaagatattatagatattattaaagaatatagatatgaaaataatgtttcattttttttatctattttaaataaaataattgttatatattgtCATCATAACACAAGAAAGGAATGCACAAGCGAAATGTATtttcttaaaaatatttgtaaaaaatttggtattcattttaaatcgaaaaaattaacagaaaaaagtatacaaaaattaaacGTCATCaatttaaaaacaaaaaaaaaaaattatgaaagTAACGTAAacaagaaaataaatataaatatgatgaagaataaaaaaaacttCTTATTATTAGCACGAACATGGagaagaaatatttatgttcaTCTATCTcatgatatattaaaaagggacatgaataataacatatatcATATGAATCAAATGAACGATTcccataataataataatattaataatacaaGTATGAAGGATAACTTAAACATGTTAGATGATTAtacatatgaaaaatatatatatgatctaaataattatattaaaataacaaataaaaaatatattacaaatgtattaataaagaaagaaaTCTTTTCAAAGGAATACTCCaatgattatattatgagaaagaagaaaaaggaaAGCTTACTATTCAACAACATAATgaatttacaaaataataataataataatattattaataatactcgtagtaataatatatataatatgaaatataccaatgtatttttaaataaatattgtattttaaaaaaaaaaataaaatcgATTGTATTTCTAGGACACCatcaaaatgataataacGAAACTGTTTTACTACAATTTTTTAGAGGTGTCTTTCTTAAAAATTTAAGAggaataaaatttttaacatattataaaaattgtttattatatagaccttttattaaattaaataaactTCATTTGTATAGATACATGCAACTAATCAATAAAACCTGGAACTTTGATTcttctaataataatatatctatatcaagaaattatattagAAATGTTGTTATACCCAACATCACACACATGctaaaagataaaaatgacAAGCATAGGGAGAATCACAACATGgataaagaaataaacGAAGCAAATGACAAACATAGGGAGAATCACAACATGgataaagaaataaacGAAACAAATGACAAANNNNNNNNNNNNNNNNNNNNNNNNNNNNNNNNNNNNNNNNNNNNNNNNNNNNNNNNNNNNNNNNNNNNNNNNNNNNNNNNNNNNNNNNNNNNNNNNNNNNNNNNNNNNNNNNNNNNNNNNNNNNNNNNNNNNNNNNNNNNNNNNNNNNNNNNNNNNNNNNNNNNNNNNNNNNNNNNNNNNNNNNNNNNNNNNNNNNNNNNNNNNNNNNNNNNNNNNNNNNNNNNNNNNNNNNNNNNNNNNNNNNNNNNNNNNNNNNNNNNNNNNNNNNNNNNNNNNNNNNNNNNNNNNNNNNNNNNNNNNNNNNNNNNNNNNNNNNNNNNNNNNNNNNNNNNNNNNNNNNNNNNNNNNNNNNNNNNNNNNNNNNNNNNNNNNNNNNNNNNNNNNNNNNNNNNNNNNNNNNNNNNNNNNNNNNNNNNNNNNNNNNNNNNNNNNNNNNNNNNNNNNNNNNNNNNNNNNNNNNNNNNNNNNNNNNNNNNNNNNNNNNNNNNNNNNNNNNNNNNNNNNNNNNNNNNNNNNNNNNNNNNNNNNNNNNNNNNNNNNNNNNNNNNNNNNNNNNNNNNNNNNNNNNNNNNNNNNNNNNNNNNNNNNNNNNNNNNNNNNNNNNNNNNNNNNNNNNNNNNNNNNNNNNNNNNNNNNNNNNNNNNNNNNNNNNNNNNNNNNNNNNNNNNNNNacttttattattacccTCTAAACTAATTAGActagaaatattatataatattataacaaaatatgtaaaggtcaatattaaatatgtaaaGATTGAAAGGATATATGAACAGATGATagcatatataaatgaatatataaaaagggATGAAACGAAATATGGTACAACTAAGTCTTTTCATCAGCCACATATCtttaatgatgatgatactatgttaaataataaaatgagGGTTCcaaataaaagtaaaaaggaaaataaaatattaaatgtaaaaataaaggatTTGTTTGgggataaaaaaaaaataggGGAAGTCAATTTTGTTGTTATTAACATAACGAAAAGTAAGAGCATTCTTCTTCagaataatttatttagAATAATAGAAAGGGATATGATTGAAGATATAACAAAATGGAGAAAAAGACTTCACATGGACGATAATAAGAGggatgataatataagGGACGATAATAAAAGggatgataatataagGGACGATAATAAAAGGGACGATAATATAAGggatgataatataagggatgataaaaaagataCACATATACAACATGGTAAGGATATAACCTCGCAGAAATTTTTTCcatatgataaaattaCAATTGTAAAtaaggaatatataaaaaatgatcaATATATAGACAATTTATTAGTGTGCTTTAAAGAAAAGAGTGCTAACATTTTTGTACATAATAACATCTCAACAGAAGTATCTAGATTAAAGAAATATGatattacaaaaaagaatgataaaaagaatatttttcttctcatcaaaaagaggaaaaaaaaaaaaaaagaaaaatttcATATACACATTcgttatataaaaaaaaatgattatgtttatttagaaaaaaaaaaaattagtGTTAACAAATTTTTAACACTTCATAATAtaccatatatatatcaaacAGCTTTACCAGTTATtgaaataattaattttaacaacaatcatattttatttttttatctttttccTGAAGTAAAAAGTCCTTATTTCACCTTACGAGAAAAAACATTTccacaaaaatatatgaacacGCATTTTGTTTATAGCATTAAATTTAAGGGAATAAGGGACTAG